Proteins encoded by one window of Tunturibacter psychrotolerans:
- a CDS encoding Dyp-type peroxidase yields MDAPGELNEIVLPQTVVGPLTRSAIFLVLCAQQDEDVYTRLRDFCAGLSGLIRAVEFRDVEAGLTCVAGFGSDIWDKLFGAPRPAELHPFRRICSGGRDAVSTPGDILFHIRAKRMDLCFELATQIMDSIGDIVSVADEVHGFRYFDDRDVIGFVDGTENPRGDAAREAAVVGSEDPAFTGGSYVIVQKYLHDLKAWNSLPIEMQERIIGRRKLSDIELSDAEKPANAHNALTNIEENGRQLQILRDNMPFGRPGHGEFGTYFIGYSRTPRVTETMLENMFVGRPPGNYDRLLDFSRPVTGSLFFVPSATFLDNVTPDAPVAAEDAKAPSTEPPSSPPSPAPGDVHDTSLRIGSLKGEKDE; encoded by the coding sequence ATGGACGCCCCTGGCGAACTCAACGAAATTGTTCTTCCGCAGACTGTGGTTGGTCCGCTTACGCGGTCGGCGATCTTTCTGGTGCTATGCGCCCAACAGGACGAAGATGTTTACACGCGCCTGCGCGACTTTTGCGCCGGTCTTTCCGGGCTGATTCGCGCGGTGGAGTTTCGCGACGTAGAGGCGGGCCTCACGTGCGTCGCCGGCTTCGGGTCGGATATATGGGACAAGCTCTTCGGAGCGCCTCGTCCCGCTGAGCTTCATCCGTTTCGTAGGATTTGCTCTGGCGGGCGAGATGCCGTCTCCACGCCAGGAGACATTCTCTTCCACATTCGCGCCAAACGCATGGATCTCTGCTTCGAGCTGGCGACGCAGATCATGGATAGCATCGGAGATATAGTCTCGGTCGCCGATGAGGTGCACGGCTTCCGCTACTTCGACGATCGCGATGTGATCGGCTTCGTCGACGGAACGGAGAATCCACGAGGCGATGCGGCGCGCGAGGCAGCGGTCGTCGGCAGCGAAGATCCGGCCTTCACAGGCGGCAGCTACGTCATCGTGCAGAAGTACCTCCATGACTTGAAGGCGTGGAATTCGCTCCCGATCGAGATGCAGGAGCGAATCATCGGCCGCCGCAAGCTCTCGGACATAGAACTGAGCGACGCGGAAAAGCCCGCAAATGCGCACAACGCGCTCACCAACATCGAGGAGAACGGACGTCAGCTTCAGATTCTGAGAGACAACATGCCGTTCGGCCGTCCCGGCCACGGTGAATTCGGAACGTATTTTATCGGCTACAGCCGCACGCCGCGCGTCACCGAGACCATGCTGGAAAACATGTTCGTGGGCCGGCCACCCGGAAACTACGACCGGCTTCTCGACTTCAGCCGCCCCGTGACCGGCAGCCTATTCTTCGTGCCATCTGCAACATTTCTCGACAACGTCACGCCCGACGCGCCCGTCGCAGCGGAAGATGCAAAAGCACCGTCCACCGAACCGCCTTCGTCGCCACCTTCACCGGCACCCGGCGACGTGCACGACACATCACTCAGGATAGGATCACTAAAGGGAGAGAAAGATGAATAA
- a CDS encoding family 1 encapsulin nanocompartment shell protein, translated as MNNLHRELAPISDAAWAEIEEETTRTLKRYLAGRRVVDVPSPGGVAFPGVGTGHLKNISAPAEGILARQREVKPLVELRVPFELSRQTIDDVDRGSDDSDWQPAKDAAKKLAFAEDRAIFNGYHDADIQGIREGTSNPIDTLPTDVRDYPDAVAHALSQLRLMGVNGPYSVVLGAEEYTALAETRDHGYPVLEHVKRIVDGNLIWAPAIEGAYVLTTRGGDFELNLGQDVSIGYLNHTDSAVQLYLQETFVFRVLTSEASVALSPSKKSS; from the coding sequence ATGAATAACCTCCATCGGGAGCTGGCACCGATCTCTGACGCGGCATGGGCAGAGATTGAAGAAGAGACGACGAGAACACTGAAGCGGTATCTGGCCGGGCGACGCGTTGTGGATGTTCCTTCGCCGGGAGGGGTCGCTTTTCCTGGAGTCGGGACCGGACACCTGAAGAACATCTCCGCTCCCGCAGAAGGCATTCTCGCAAGACAGCGTGAGGTGAAGCCGCTGGTGGAGCTGCGTGTTCCGTTCGAACTGTCACGTCAGACGATCGACGATGTGGACCGCGGCTCCGATGACTCTGACTGGCAGCCTGCGAAGGACGCCGCGAAGAAGCTAGCCTTCGCCGAAGACCGGGCTATCTTCAACGGATACCATGACGCGGATATCCAGGGCATCCGCGAAGGCACCAGCAACCCCATCGATACCCTACCCACAGATGTGCGGGACTATCCGGATGCAGTGGCGCATGCGCTGAGCCAACTGCGGTTGATGGGCGTCAACGGGCCCTACTCAGTCGTGCTGGGAGCCGAGGAATACACAGCGCTCGCCGAAACCCGCGATCACGGATATCCCGTGCTCGAGCACGTGAAGCGCATCGTAGACGGCAACCTGATCTGGGCGCCTGCGATTGAAGGCGCATACGTCCTGACGACGCGAGGCGGCGACTTTGAGTTGAACCTGGGGCAGGATGTTTCGATCGGCTATCTCAACCATACCGATTCCGCCGTGCAACTGTATCTTCAGGAGACTTTCGTCTTCCGCGTGCTCACCAGTGAAGCTTCAGTCGCGCTGTCGCCGTCCAAGAAATCTTCTTGA
- a CDS encoding transposase, protein MKVCGVGQLTALTYLLTLGSKERFQRSRDVGCYLGLRPKRSQSRDRERSSESPKLTTSA, encoded by the coding sequence ATCAAGGTCTGCGGCGTTGGCCAGCTCACGGCACTGACCTATCTTCTGACGCTGGGTTCCAAAGAACGGTTCCAGCGAAGTCGCGATGTCGGCTGCTACCTCGGCCTGCGGCCAAAACGCAGCCAGTCCAGGGATCGAGAGCGCAGCTCGGAATCACCAAAGCTGACAACATCTGCTTAG